GCGTGGCAATCCCGTCTTGAAGTAGAAGCCAAGGAGTAGAAAACCATAAAAGAGAAGCGCTCCAAGCCAACCCCAAATGACTACATCGCGATGATCTAAACCGCGGTAAAACAATCCCTCACCAAGCGCCAAAGATTGCAATGGAGCAAACAAAACATAGTATGACAAAATTACGGCAACAAATATAGTTGGTCGATAAACTTGCAGGAAAGATCGCGAACGGAAGGCCTGCAAAATCTCCATAGCAAAGAGCCCCACAAGTGCAAAAACCAGTAAAAACTCACTGAAATCTAGAAGTTCAAAACCAAGCATCAGACATGAGAAAGAAAATCGGCCAACAAGGCGGCTCGCCATGACCAGCGAGGATTATCGCAGGAATATTGCAACAACAATTGAATACCCTCAACAAAGACCCGCAGGGAAAAGCCGTCAAGCCGCTCGCGTGCAGCCTGCTGCATGGCAGCCCGCTCCAGCGGTGATTGACGCTCGGCTAGCTGCATCAATGCAGCTAGAGCCTGCGGATCGCGGGGATCAAAGGACCAACCGGTGCGGCCATGGTCAATCAGATCCACAGCACAGCCGCAATAGATACTCACCAGGCAAGGGAGGCCTGCCGCCATAGCTTCATTGACAACTAGGCCCCATTGATCTGTACTGCTAGCAAGTACAAATGCAGAAGCCTGGGCATAGCTAGCTGTTAGATCAGATAACTGCTGAAAGAGCTGAAGTGTGACGCTATCAGGATGAGGCAATTGAGAGATGGCATGGCGCAATTCTCGTTCAAGTGGTCCAGAACCAATCAGCCTCAAGCCCCAGGCACCACCCTGACGCTGGTAGGCGGCGAAGGCAGCGAGAAGACCACGATGATTTTTCTTCTTAACGAAGCGGCTGACGCAGAGAAAATGAGGGCGTGTAGAGGGTTCAGACACATGCTGGGTTGACACAGCAGCGAAAAGGTCGTTGTCCACCACATCCCAAGGTTGACAGATCAAATCAGAGGGAAACCCTAGTTTGATGAGATAGGCGTAGCTTTCTCTGCCTGCTACAAATGCGGAAGAATAGCCACGCAGAAGTTGGCGCTTGAGCCATTCTTTACCCCCATCGCGGGGTTTATCGCGCTGGCGGCTGTCGCTCACAAGCGCCACCGGGATGCGGCGCTTGTGGCATGCGATCAGCAACCTTTGATAAGCGCGGTCAGCCCAGCCAACACTTATCACTACCTTTGGTCGCAAGCGATCCAGCAGTGCATCGAGCTGTTGATCAAGAACGCTACAAGCTGCATCGGCCTCTGGAGTGGGCTGCCCGCTGAGCTGATGCAGGCCATAAAAAGCTTCAGCCTGAAACTTCCAAGGATATTCCTGCGATTCAGGACGGGTTTCCAACACGTGTAAATCGATCAGATACGAAGCGGCCTGAAAACGGGAATGGTGATAGGGCCCAACCCGATGGAGGGCTAATAAACAGCACTGCATTCTATAGAAAAAATTTATCGTATACAGTATCTTTCAATTATGCCATCCTAGAAAAAACCGATCATGCACACTTGAGTTATACATAAAGTTTTCGATAAACCAAATCCGGAGGAATTTGCCATAAAAAATATCAGCAAAACTCGAAGCCACCTCGAAGAGGGTGAAATTGATCTCAGCGGCGACATTCAAAACCAATATTCTCAGGCTCGCACCAGCGTTCTGGAGTTTCTACTGCAGAAAAGTCATACTTACTATCGGCATACTTAGCAGGGCGTACATCGGAAAAGCCTGCTTCCCGAAGAAGAGAAGATATGGAGGAGGCATCGTGCATTAGGTGGTGGCGATCTCCGCGAATGCGACCCCAAAGCGGACCCCAGGCAGGGCTGCCCATGCCGCTATCTAGACAGAAAGAAATAGCCGCTTTGATGTCGTGATCATGATCTGAGGCATAAACATATCTGTCAATAAAATAACGCAGATTTGGAACAACCAAGCGAAAGAGACCATCGGAGGCCAGCAGGCGATGGCATTCCCTAAGTGCTTTTTGCGTGGCAGCAAGAGGCAAATGTTCAATTACATGACTTGAATAAAGTTGACGCACACTTCCACTAGGCAGAGGCAAACCACGAATGATATCTCCGTAACGAGCGCGCGTATTTTTCAGATTATTTAGTATTTGCCAGTTGCTGCTTCCCGACTCTGCGAGACGAGACTTCAGACAAATTGAAGCTATTGAACGGGACAGCGGCAACCGAGCGAGCAACAATGTGGGGGTGGAATCCAGATTAAGCCAACCTGCGGGAGCACAAAGGCCACAACCGAACTGAACTTTCTGATAATAAGACATAAATTAATTTAAAACTATTTTAGATAGCTTTCGCACCGAGAGTTCCCAGGTGAACTCTTGATAATGCGTAGCCAACTCGGCTCTCCACGCGAGATAGTTCGTATAATTGTAAAGCTTTACAGCTATCCACTCAGCAACCTCAACTGGACTGGGATGAGATTTGAACAATTGGCCACAAGCGGAAAAAGGCAGGGTGGAATTAATGCCTCCGACATCATGGGCAAGCACTGGAACACCTAATCGCAAACATTCTCGGTTGGAGATACCGAAAGCTTCGACTTCAGAAAAAAGTGTACCGAAATGCCAACTGCGAAGCTCAGCTATGAAGCGGACGGTGTCTGATTGTTTGTCAATGAAGCCTAGGGGCTGCAGGGCCGGATGTGCTGGTAAAGAAGACGGATCGGGGCCGATTGCGCGGATAACTGTGGGAATATCTTTTTGCTGCAAGGCGTCTGCGAGTTCGAGCAGGAAAGGGCCTCCCTTGCGTTTCCACTCCTTGCCAAGGAAGCCGAGGCGCAGGGGCTGTTCGACACACGGCGCTGTTGGTGGCGGCCCGAGCGGCAGCTTTGCAAGCCGAATCTCATCGATGTTGGCTCCGCCGGGAACCACATGCACCTTGGCAGGATCAATGCAGTAGTCGTTGATCACCGAATCAGCGGACCATTGCGCCATACACACGATCGAGCCGGCTTGCAGGTACGCATTACGTTCCCGCTCCAACACTTGGCGGCGATATCCAGCAGCCAGGTGCTTACCACTGCCGTAGTGATCAAACACTTGGTGGGTAGTGGCATCGATGTAGAAATCAACACGCCAGGCCGACGGCCAGGGGTGGCATGGCAGCAGGGGGAAATGACTTAGCAGACGTAGGCTTTGATCAGGCTTTAGAAGGGCCTGGTCCAGGAGGGTTTTGGTGAAGCCAGAGCTGTACTGATAACCACCAGCCTTGCCAGTAATGAGTAATTGCTTGAGGTTCCAGAGCCGACGTTGGAGCTTCAGGTGTTTGGGGTGTAGATCAAGACCGCCGCAGAGCAGCTTCTGCTTTAGGCCTGCCTGCAGAAGGAAATAAGGAGTACTGCTCCACGTAGCGATATCGGTGGCATCGCCACAACAGACCAAGTAACGAGGAGTCATAACGATTCAGCACTCAACAACCGGCACCACCGCTCCGCAGTGATGCGGATGTCGTAACGATTCGCATGGGAACGCGCCATATCAGAAAGGGCATCACGTTGACTGGCAGAAACCATCAAGCCCTCCAAGCGCTCTGCCCAAGCCGACACATCACCGGACGGCAGCAACTCGCCGGCGGCACCATCCCGCAACACTTCACGGCAGGCGGGCACATCGCTGGCAATGATCGGCAAACCAGCTGCCATTGCTTCGATCAGCACAATCCCAAAGCCCTCTGCAAAGGTGGTGGAGAAGGCAAACAGATCCGCCTGGCCGAGCAATTCAGGAATGTCGCTGCGGCGGCCAAGGAAAACCTGCGATGGAACCAGCCCCAGATCGCGGGCCAGCCCTTCAAGCAAAACGCGATCAGGACCTTCGCCCACCAGCTGCAATTGCCAACCATCGGGACTGGTGGCGGCAAAGGCCCGTAGCAGGGTGGCTTGATCCTTTATTGGGTCGAGTCTAGCCACCATCAGCACTCGCTTCAAATCACCAGGAGGGCGTTCAACACAGCAAGCTTGGGAACGCGCCCAGATTCCAGAAACATCACAACCATTCAAAATCGGGCGGGATCCTTCAGGCAGCCTTGCAAGAATGGAAAGTTGATCATGCACAGCTTTCGAGCAACTTATCAGCGGTACGTAAGACCACCTGCACAAGCGAATCAACCAACGCCACCGACGGCGATCTCTGGAAGTATCAGGTGGGGGATTTCCAACTCGCATTACAACCCTTTTGACCCCGCGAATATTGGCCAACCAACACAGCAGCGAAGCTTGAATGTTAAAGGTGTAACAGACAATGAATTCTGGCTGCACTTCTCCCAACCAGTTCCAAGTTAATTTCAATTTGGACCAACTCACAGGCCAGCCAGCCGGCAAGAAATTCAGCGAGCCGAGTGCTTCGAAATCAGCTCGCATGGGGCCATCCTGCCGCCCAATAATCGCAATAACATGTTTTTGATCAACTGACCAATTTCGGATCAGCGTTCGAGCCAATACCTCGTTTCCACCTTCAGACAAGGTGGCCAATACGTGAACACAAACCGAAGCAGACTTACCATTCATTTTTTTATTTACCAAAGTTGTTCGGGCTGGTTTTTTACCCAAAAAAGAGTTTCTGTGAGCACTCGCGGAAGTCACGTCAATCAATCATTACCAACTGGAGTCAGCAATTCGAAAAAAGAGTGCAAAGCCTGCATAGAATTGGCAGGCTCTGATTGACAACAACTCCACTTGCAAGGGAAGATTCACACCACGCTTTAAAGGGACTCGGACGCCACCTTAAACACAAGAAACGCAAATTACATATCGATTTCGCTAAAATTTCTTACAGGTTCGGAGCTGGCTTTTGAGCCGAATTAATAGTGAATTAACCTAAGTAATCCTAAATTTATCGTCTGACGCGCTTCCCTACTGATTGGATTTCGTCTTGCGGCGACGACGAAGGGCAGTTCAACTGCGCAAAGCGTTAGTTAACAGATGATGACAGCCTAAGCAATACAAGGTGTTTATAAGGGGTCAACAGTTATGGATACCACCCGTAAAAAATTTGCTGTTGATGACTTTACCTTTCAGTTCCAATGCACAGACCATTGAGGCAAGTAATCGGCTCCGCTTGCACGTCCCTTACTGATTCCAGCCAAGGCTGTTTGGCAATTCAAACAAAAGCCAAAGATCTCAGAATCCCGCTGCATTCCTAATTCTTGATCATGCTCTTTTACTTACGATTCATCTTGCTGATGTCTCTACAAAGTAACCATGACGTACGAGTTATTGCAAGAATCTGGAAAGAATATTTGAACGTACGTAGGCCAAAATAACCAGTTTAATCAGCTGTATTGACCCTGTTTATGTATCCGATCTCACAACAACAACAATTCAAGTATAGAGCTCAATGCAATTTATAGGATAGAGCCTATGCTATAGGCAATGTGGAAACACCCGTCTTCTATCTGAAGCTATTTCGCTTGAACAACCTTGGCCAAAACATCTCTGCGTATCGTGAGCTGTTAAGCGGCCACTTGGGCGTTGGCCTCGATAGCGGTCATAAAAGTGCCCCATGAAACCAAGTTGGCTTAAATCGGGTTGATGAGCTGATCAACAGTGGTATGGGTGAATAACTCGTGCGAGCGGCGCAAACAGCGCCACAGTTGCCCTGACCTCAAACCAAAATCAAGGGAATTTTTTAGACAGAACCGTCAAACTCGGGCGAGACAAATCCCTCATTAAAAAGTGTGTTACTTGCGCTGCGCACGACAAACAAATCACCAGCCGCAGTATCGAAAACAATTCCGGAGCAACTCTGGAGTCGGCACAGATGATGATAGAAGGCCAAGGGGGTTGAGACTCTTCCAGAACACTTGACGGAAGGAACAATGGTATAAACAAAGGTTGAACTTGGGCACGTTTATACAAGTCCGTAGCCTTGTTATTCATGCCAAACTGCCGCTAAACAGGTATTTATGCCGATGAGAATCATGAGTGGATCCTTTGAGCGGCAAAATCGAGCCGACTCCTTTGATGATAAAGAGGCCGCTTCGGCCTTGGCAGGATAAATAAATGGCAGTGCTGCCGCTAGACCAAAAGCGTTGAGGCCGCTGGGAAACAGAAACTTGTTGATTGAGTGACGCGAAACCTACTTTTCGTGATAACTCATGTCGTTCACGCCTGCTGCATGGAGAGCAAATAGCGATTGGCCTTGACGATCGGAATGGAAAAAGCGGATAAATCGGTCTTTATCAAATACAAAAGCAAGTGGCTCGTGAGGTGGCCACTTTAGACACAATGCTTACATAATAAATATAGCAAAAATAAGAATTAGACCTCTGCTTGTCTTTCAAATACGGATTTCAAGGCTTACGTTTTTCTGAAAACTGTTCTAACTTAGACAGGGTCATCGCCGAAAGTCTGTTTATGACAATAACATCGACTTGATGCATCGGAGGCTTCTTTCTCAGGTCGACAAGCTTATAATTTTTATTGTCGATCCATAAGCACTCTTCTGCGGATTTTGTCAACTCAAGGAACAAGCTTGTATTTCGAGGGTTGAGCTCCACAAAAAGCGCCTTAAATTGGCTTAAATAGTCATTGATGCCTTTAATGACCTCGATCTCAAATCCTTCTGTGTCAATCTTTGCAACAACCCGTGATGGTTTAATCTCGCAATCTCGAATAATGTCGGCGACCGTATTCATATCGCATAAAATTTTATGAGTACTTTCGAAAGATCCGTCCAGGCATTGAGTAACCTGTGACAAGTAAGACGATTCGTCAATATGTAATTCTGTTCTCCCTTTTGCAGGCCCAGCACAGCAAGCATGAATACTGAGACTTGAACTTTCATTAAATTCGTTAATGCTATAAATTTCGCTTAAAAAGTGAATTTTCTCCTTGTTGGGCTCGATAGCATGTACTTCCCAGCCAATGTCCAGGGGGTCGATGCTGCGCAGTCCTTGATTTGCGCCTACATCAATAAAGACCCCTCGCTGTTCGGTTTCAAGAACAATACAAATTAGTTCTGCATAAAATGGATCGTGCCAGCGATAAGATTGAAAAAACTGCCAATGTGACTTGTTTGACAATATAGGTAATCGCACGATATTACCATTACATTTAGTTTTAATGAAAGCCCCTTGCTTGTAAAGAGCCGCTCTCTCTGCATACCTGTTGAGTCCGATCATGAAGTTCAGCGCTGAACTTGGCAAATAATCATTTTCCTGGATATTGTTATAAAGCTTGAATCCGCATTCAGTTTTTAAAATTGCTGACCATATCGTAGCTCCAAAAATGAATGAGCTTAGACGATTAACTTTTCTAGCGATCTTTGCTAAAATCGTTTTTAGTTCTACCAGATACAAAAATTTCATCGCAATTAACTTTTTAAATTTAATAAGTTGTCAGAGAAAGAGTTAGGAGTATTTGAAGCGGCTTCGATCTGGCGACTTGAGCTTGACTGCCGTCTGATTTGGATTTTGCGCATCAGCTTCAGGTGCGGAGAGCAGGAGGGCCAAGTTGGAAGTTGGAATTATAAAACAGCATTACCCGTAGCGAAACATCTCGACTCAGCGTCGCTGCTAGTGATCGACGAACAAGCCCAGCTCCTCGCCGTAAGCCTGTGCCATCATCGCCACGCTGAAGTCGCGCAGCGCTCGCTCTCTGGCAGCGGCGGCCCTCTGCCGGGTTGCCTCTGGATCCGCCAACGCCTGGCGGATTCCATCAGCCAGAGCCTGGGGGCTGTTCGGCTCGACCAACAGGCCACACTGATCACCATTGAGTACTTCACGACAGGCGCCTACATCGGTAGCCACGATCGGCACACCAGCAGCCATTGCTTCAGCTAACGCGATCCCAAATCCTTCATCAGGCCGGGCTGCAAAAACAAACAGATCCAACTGACTAAGCAAAGCAGGGATATCCCGGCGACTGCCGAGCAGCTGCACCTGAGAACCCAGCTGGAGATCGGCGATCAGAGACTCTAACTTAGGTCGCTGGCTCCCCTCACCGACCAACCAGAGATCGGCCTGAACTCCCTGATCACGTAGGAGAGCTACTGCTCGGATTAGGCAGGGCTGATTTTTGTGCTGCTCCAACCGAGCAACCATACCGAGTCTAGGCGGCTTATTAGGAAGTAAAGTGCGACATTTTGAAACTGCAAACCGTTGAAGGTCACAAGCATTAAACACAGTACGCGCCTCCCTAGTGGCAACACTGAAATCACGCACTGTGGCATCGCGGATATATGAGGAACAGCAAAGCAAACGATGCGTAAAGGGCCGACCTAGTTGCACAAGCAATTTCATTTTTACGAAGGCATACCCCGACCACACCGGCGGTAAATTACCAACATGAGCGCACACGCGCCGAACTCCAGCAAGTCGTGCTCCAAACGCGATAAAAGCATGCCATCCCAAAGGAAAACTCAACACGGCCACAGGCCTTAGATGCCAACATCTTTTAAAAATTAAAAAAGCTAATTTCGGGTAACGGACAAGGCCACGACCCAAATCCAATGTAAAGATTGATACGTTTATTGATTCGAACTCAGGCCGCAGATCCTCAGGTTTATTCCGCAGACAAAGAAGCTCTACCGGCTGACCCTGCTCTTTAAGATGACAAGCGAGCTGCAAAGCAAGCTGAGGACAACCTTCTGCCACAAGAGAGGTTATAACAATCAAAAGAGGTCGCGTACGCATGAGCCTCTAAGTGGTTAAATCAGAACTATCATCACAACAAGAGACACGTCTAACTCTTGCAATACATACTAGCTCGGGGCCAAGTCCCATCGAAGCCAAAATTGGCATCACAAAAATCATCAAAATTCTGGCCGGAAAAATCAAGAAGCGTTGCTTAAAACCAGCATGATTAAGCGCAGCAAAAAGTGAGTCGTTGCGACGAACAGAACGCAACTTTAAGACTTCAAAACCAGTTCTGCCAAGAATATCGCTCAAAGCCTTCATAGAGTAATGATGGACATGGACTGGTGGATCCCACCCGTACCATCGCCGGCCAAAAACAAATCGCCAAATCGAAAAAGGATTAGGAATCATGATAATTAGGCGAGCACCAGATTTCATAGTTGTCTCAAGATTCAGCAAAAATTGCTCCGGATTTAAAACATGCTCGAAGACATGATTCATCACAACATTTGATGCTTTCGCTATTAAGACGCGAGCCACTGGTGCAGCAAGATCCGCTTGAATCAAATCAACACCCATTTGACTAGCTAAACTAACCGAAGAATTTGATTGCTCAATACCAAAAACTTCAAATCCGCGCCTACCTGCTTCAATGCAGAAACCGCCTGATCCAGCACCAAGATCGACAATTGGACCTGGTTTAAGTTGACCCCAATAAGGGTATAGTTGTTCTCCTGCCGTCGCAAAATAACGAATTAATTGCTTAAGCGATATAGTGCGTTGTCTCTGCTGGTGTTTTTTTACTTTAGCCAGAAATGAACGACCCCAATCCGATGAATACTTGGCTTGCTGCCTTGCATCGATCTTTTTATAGTAATCATCAAGCAAAATCCAAGATGGAAGCGGATCCTGACTAATAATCGAACATCTATTACAGCGAATATAGCAATAGCGATTACCTAAAAAACCTAAGTTTTCAGATACATGGCAAGCGACTAACTCCGTCTCGGCACTTTTACAAACAGGACAACATCCTGCGATTGGTGACCCTTTTGTACTCATTTTGAATACCCATAATGAGAGAACATTTCATTGGCAATATGACTGAACTGTCTGGAAGAGGGTGAGCTAAATCGCGAGAGAATGCGTGGATTCGTCATGAGCTCTATAAAAAGCCGCCGCCACGCCACTACTTCAAGCGGCAATCGAAAACACCCGTCGACGCCCTCAAGTAGCTCTTTAATTCCACCTAAATTACTGCCAGCAACAGGTAATCCGGCAGCAAAAGCTTCCAATACAGTAAGAGGCCCTGTTTCAAGCCAAGTGGAAGGTACAACAGCAAGATCGTAAGTCTGCAACTTGGGGAGCAACTTTTCTTTAGGAAGAGGACCTAGCACACGAAAGCGTTGATCACCATCAATGCGGCGAAGCAATTGTTGGCCATAAGTGTCATTCCAATCAGGTCCATAAAAATCGATTTGCACAGAAGCATCAAGAGGCAGATCAAGAATCGCCTCAATCACCAAATGCAAACCCTTAACTGAATGACAACGCCCCCAATAAACCAAGCGCAAAATACCATCCTGCATGGGGGTTCGCTTACGAGGCAACAATGGTGGAGGACCTGCCGTGCGGATCAGATGAACTTTCTCAGCTGCAATACCCTGACGAAGGAGTACATCTCGGCTCCAAGCTGCAAGAACAAAAATAGAATCTGCAAGATAAGTTAACTCTTGCCAGGCGGCATGAAATTCACCAGTCAATTGTTTCCAGGTTAGAACATGAGCCCAAGCTCCGGGAGTCTCAGCAGACATTGGCCACCCCCCCTGCAAAGCTACCGCAGCTGCTAGCCATCGCGGTAGACCGGCGTAATGGAGGCGGCAACGAGTACAACGCCGTTTACGAAGAACTCCATCACAAATTTTGCCGCTAGCATCGATCAAGGTGCCATTCATACAGCTGAAGCCTGGTGCATGCACAGAAACTACAAGCTGTGCCCCAACAGCTTTTGCAGCATAAGCATGACTGAGCCCACAGCGATCGCTAAATGAGTGAAGGTGTACAACATCAGGCTTAAAATCATCTAGTAACTGTTTGAAACCTGGGATGTTAAGAGCGGTAGATGCAACTTGCATGACGCGCCCGCCAGAATGGACTGCAGGGAGGAGACATTGGTGGAGCTCCAAAGAAAATTTAAGAGAATGATCAGCTGAAAAAGTGGAAACGTTGTGGGCCGCCCAAAGCAACCTCAAAGAAGGGTTAAGGCGAAGCTGCGCGGATATCAGTTGATGAATGAAGATCTCCGTACCACCCATAACATTGGGATAAAGTGCGTTGCTAAGATGCAATATCTTCATAATGAGGCAAAAGCCTAAAAAATTAAATCAAAAACATAGTCGGTCAATTTAAATACAATGATCATTGATCGTTAAGTCCATACAGGTTGATCGTTAAAACCATACGAGCCCCGGCAGCTTTCCGGTCTTGACTATAACGTGGCAAATCGCTACCCATAACAACTTTGCTCGAAATTTTAATTCCACGCCTAATCGTCGATTGACTCACTATAAATATACATTATAATTGCAAGCATTACATCAGTGTATTCCCGAAAAGTTAACTACAAATAAAAACATAACGCATCAGTTTCTGGACAGAGGTCGCGCAGGAACGCCTACGGCAGTGATCCCATCAGGAATGTCAGTTACTACAGCAGCACCAGCACCAATAGTCACATCAGATCCTATGCGTATCTGGTTTATCACAGAAGCGCCAATGCCTATCCAGCTTCGTTTCCCAACATGCACCTCACCAGCAAGACGAGCGCCAGGACAGATGTGAACCGCATCATCAAGTTTGCAATCATGATCAATACTACAACCAGTATTGAGAATCACACCCATGCCAATAGAAGCCTGAGCCTGCATAGCAACGTGCGCGAATACCACAGAAGCAGGACCAATTTGCACAGATGGAGAAACGAAGGCTGTGGGATGGACCACAGAGGGCAGGGAATAGCCTGCGGCAATCAATGATTTAATCCAACGCAGACGAGTAGTTGCATGACCAATCGCAACAACAACCTCAGAATATTCATCAATACATGCTTTCTCAAAAACGAAATCAAGAGGACCAAGAACAGGCCGGCCAAGAGTTAAGGCTTCCTGCGTTGAATTATAAAAATGGTCATCTAGAAAACAAATATCAGAAACATGCCCGGAAGCAAGAGCCGTCTCCGCTACAACCTTTGCATGGCCGCCAGCACCCAAAACAAGTAATTTACTCACAACTAAATGACTCAACAAGGAAGTAAGTCAATGATGCCAGTCAAAACAAATTTCTGCAAAACCAAATTCCAGATTTCAAAAGCGCGGAGAGCGGCTTAAACGAGTGAATAAAATCTAAATCATTTTGGTACAGCAGTCAGACGGCTTAAGCGAGCTATCTGCTTTTCCAAATCGAAATCCAAGGATAGAGTTTATAAATCTCATATTCTGAATAATAATCAAGTTTTCGGCCTAAAGCAGGAGACTACTCATCCTTCGAAAACCCAAAGAGACCACTCACCACATTGAACTTGCAATTTTATTTCAAAGCAGAATTAAAAGTTTGAATTCATTACGTATATACAAATCATAACTTAAGATCCCGCACGGAGCAGCAAATTATTGGCCGTCTATCCCGCAGTGGCTTAATCAAAAAAATTTATGCTTAATCTAAAAACAGCTTCAGCAATTCCATATCACCACAGCAAACAAATTATATCAACAATCCTTAGGCAAGCTTTTGATTTAGTGGTTGCCCAACATCTTTTCTTAAGCTGTCGATGTCCGGAGAAAGACCCAACTCACGGAAAAAGGTACAGACGATGCTTAGTTCATTTAAATCATTCAATGTAATATCGAATGCCCTCATGCGTGGGTTTGTCTTCACGATAGATTCCCCCAATCGATATACTTCTTCGGCTTGCCATTTAAGAAGAGATAGCCAATACGAGTCAAAGCAAAGGCGCGGGGAAAATGAAAAAATTTTCCATCGATACAAACCTAACGATTTGGCAAGATAATACAAACGGACTATTAATCGATATTCAAGTTTTCCAATACCTGCTTTGCGCAGAAAAAAGAAAAAAGCTGGGGGCTGGATAACAGGAGATTGTGACAGTGGCGTTATTAGCCAATTTCTACCAATTCCTGAAGGTGGTATGCACCTTATTCTTAAAGAAGAAGAAGCAATCTCAGAAATATCTCGACGCAGAAATATTACATTGACTTTATAACCGCGGTCAAGGATACTAGGGACAACGAAATGACCAAACGACTTTGAAAACATATTTGATGTTTCAACGTAGCAATCATATTCTGTAAGATAGTTCTCAATAAGATTAACTTTTTGTCTGGAGACTTGCTCAAGTAAAGAGCTGTTGCCTTGATTTTTGTAAAGCCTAAAAGAGTTGCCAATACAAGTAGGCTCAGGCTCGTGAAAGGCAATTGTAGCTTGACAAGCTTCGAATAACTTGGCGAGGTACGCTGTACCACACCGACCGGGGCTCACAACAAAAATCACCTGTTTTTGCATCCTAGTAAAAAAGCTTGTACACTAATGATATTTTACACAATATCTGTATTTTAAAAAGAGCTTAGTTCCTTTGAGAGAAATTGCATAGACAGAACCAAAAACTTAGAAGCAGACTGCCAGCAATCTGAATCACCAGCAAAACTCATCTGGTATTTTGCTGAATTGAAAAGAAATTCTTGAAAAAACATTACATCAGGACTTTAGCCAATCAATCCTGTTGAGGATAATATACATAAGGCATAAACTAAGCGTC
This Synechococcus sp. WH 8016 DNA region includes the following protein-coding sequences:
- a CDS encoding glycosyltransferase family 4 protein; translated protein: MQCCLLALHRVGPYHHSRFQAASYLIDLHVLETRPESQEYPWKFQAEAFYGLHQLSGQPTPEADAACSVLDQQLDALLDRLRPKVVISVGWADRAYQRLLIACHKRRIPVALVSDSRQRDKPRDGGKEWLKRQLLRGYSSAFVAGRESYAYLIKLGFPSDLICQPWDVVDNDLFAAVSTQHVSEPSTRPHFLCVSRFVKKKNHRGLLAAFAAYQRQGGAWGLRLIGSGPLERELRHAISQLPHPDSVTLQLFQQLSDLTASYAQASAFVLASSTDQWGLVVNEAMAAGLPCLVSIYCGCAVDLIDHGRTGWSFDPRDPQALAALMQLAERQSPLERAAMQQAARERLDGFSLRVFVEGIQLLLQYSCDNPRWSWRAALLADFLSHV
- a CDS encoding methyltransferase domain-containing protein, encoding MLLARLPLSRSIASICLKSRLAESGSSNWQILNNLKNTRARYGDIIRGLPLPSGSVRQLYSSHVIEHLPLAATQKALRECHRLLASDGLFRLVVPNLRYFIDRYVYASDHDHDIKAAISFCLDSGMGSPAWGPLWGRIRGDRHHLMHDASSISSLLREAGFSDVRPAKYADSKYDFSAVETPERWCEPENIGFECRR
- a CDS encoding glycosyltransferase family 4 protein, encoding MTPRYLVCCGDATDIATWSSTPYFLLQAGLKQKLLCGGLDLHPKHLKLQRRLWNLKQLLITGKAGGYQYSSGFTKTLLDQALLKPDQSLRLLSHFPLLPCHPWPSAWRVDFYIDATTHQVFDHYGSGKHLAAGYRRQVLERERNAYLQAGSIVCMAQWSADSVINDYCIDPAKVHVVPGGANIDEIRLAKLPLGPPPTAPCVEQPLRLGFLGKEWKRKGGPFLLELADALQQKDIPTVIRAIGPDPSSLPAHPALQPLGFIDKQSDTVRFIAELRSWHFGTLFSEVEAFGISNRECLRLGVPVLAHDVGGINSTLPFSACGQLFKSHPSPVEVAEWIAVKLYNYTNYLAWRAELATHYQEFTWELSVRKLSKIVLN
- a CDS encoding glycosyltransferase, which produces MNGKSASVCVHVLATLSEGGNEVLARTLIRNWSVDQKHVIAIIGRQDGPMRADFEALGSLNFLPAGWPVSWSKLKLTWNWLGEVQPEFIVCYTFNIQASLLCWLANIRGVKRVVMRVGNPPPDTSRDRRRWRWLIRLCRWSYVPLISCSKAVHDQLSILARLPEGSRPILNGCDVSGIWARSQACCVERPPGDLKRVLMVARLDPIKDQATLLRAFAATSPDGWQLQLVGEGPDRVLLEGLARDLGLVPSQVFLGRRSDIPELLGQADLFAFSTTFAEGFGIVLIEAMAAGLPIIASDVPACREVLRDGAAGELLPSGDVSAWAERLEGLMVSASQRDALSDMARSHANRYDIRITAERWCRLLSAESL
- a CDS encoding FkbM family methyltransferase; amino-acid sequence: MKFLYLVELKTILAKIARKVNRLSSFIFGATIWSAILKTECGFKLYNNIQENDYLPSSALNFMIGLNRYAERAALYKQGAFIKTKCNGNIVRLPILSNKSHWQFFQSYRWHDPFYAELICIVLETEQRGVFIDVGANQGLRSIDPLDIGWEVHAIEPNKEKIHFLSEIYSINEFNESSSLSIHACCAGPAKGRTELHIDESSYLSQVTQCLDGSFESTHKILCDMNTVADIIRDCEIKPSRVVAKIDTEGFEIEVIKGINDYLSQFKALFVELNPRNTSLFLELTKSAEECLWIDNKNYKLVDLRKKPPMHQVDVIVINRLSAMTLSKLEQFSEKRKP
- a CDS encoding glycosyltransferase; translated protein: MRTRPLLIVITSLVAEGCPQLALQLACHLKEQGQPVELLCLRNKPEDLRPEFESINVSIFTLDLGRGLVRYPKLAFLIFKRCWHLRPVAVLSFPLGWHAFIAFGARLAGVRRVCAHVGNLPPVWSGYAFVKMKLLVQLGRPFTHRLLCCSSYIRDATVRDFSVATREARTVFNACDLQRFAVSKCRTLLPNKPPRLGMVARLEQHKNQPCLIRAVALLRDQGVQADLWLVGEGSQRPKLESLIADLQLGSQVQLLGSRRDIPALLSQLDLFVFAARPDEGFGIALAEAMAAGVPIVATDVGACREVLNGDQCGLLVEPNSPQALADGIRQALADPEATRQRAAAARERALRDFSVAMMAQAYGEELGLFVDH